AATACTTTGTTTCATAGTGCATGGTCAATGCATATTTAGGAAAATAACAAGCACTTAAGAAAAATtaggacaaaaaagaaaaatgtcataAGGATTTTTAGTCTAGCTCATGACCAAGCAATAGAATTTCTgttttatgtccaaaaaaaaaaaaaaaaaaaaccctcctaAAATTGCTTAAGAGGTAACAACAACAAGCAAggcaataacaaaaatcaaagcaaaggggaaaaaataagaagaagattAATACACTCACCCACTGCATATTTTTTTACACTAATACATGAAAAACCCATCTAACCACCATTCATTGGTttcaaatccaaataaaaactaTAATACATATTTGCACTAAGGACACACATAGGCTCACCATCAACCAAAAATTCAATCACAACATATTCAGCCATAACGAAAGCACAACAATGAGCTGTTATGGTTTTCAGTTGAGTTGTGGAAGTAATGCAAGTTATTAAAAAAGCATGTAACCAAAGTGACtacaaattaaatccaaaaagaCTAAGATTAAAGAACCAATTTCATtatagaaattataaataaaaaacttcatgGCTAATGATTTGCATCTGTAGCAATTTCTAGGGATGCCAGGACAATTGAAAAtctgtaaaaataaattttgtataattaagaATTTGATCATTTGTGCTACCCAtttagtctatatatatataactgaagcctttgaaactcccacaattttccacgtcagcacaatatttaaataaaattatcattttatttaaataaaattatttttgtttaatccaaatttaacaaagagtaaaattttatctttctaataagtccaacttaaactcaaactcatcattatcattaatatttaaataaaattatcatttttttaatataaaaaaggcTACTATCTCTCCCCTCCTAAAAAGAGATTGTCTATCGTTCAAATTTTAATACATCCAAGAAAGATAAATATTggatatataaaaccgaaacctttgaagctcccacaattttccacgtcagcacaatatttaaataaaattatcattttatttaaataaaattatttttgtttaatccaaatttaacaaagagtaaaattttatctttctaataagtccaacttaaactcaaactcatcattatcattaatatttatataaaattatcattttttttaatataaaaaaggcTACTATCTCTCCCCTCCTAAAAGAGATTGtctattattcaaattttaatacatccaagaaagataaatattggaaaaataaaaagaggttGTCTATCATTCATAGTCTAATACATCCAAGAGATAACATATAAATACTACTAATTTTCAGCTCTTCGTCCACAACACAATAGTTTTATGATTTATCTCCCAATCTCCTTtcattctctcactctcacgCTTTTGCACAAACAGAAAGAAACCCAGAAACCGATCTCCAATTCAGCCTAGACTACGATTGCATGAATGGGCAGTAAGTTTGAAAAAAGGGTCATAATTGATGGCCAAGTATATGAATATATAGCAAAGCGTGAAATGACCGATGAAGAAATCAAGCGCTATTATGATCAGTTTAATAAGAGTGGGGTAAGtctttctttctcaatttcactacaatttttcacatcaatattatttgaataaataaaacaaaaaattctgataggactaaaaaaaaaaaaaaggactcacGTTGAAAATAGGACTCAAAAAACAATTACCAcctttatattattattaatagaatttcaattcaacatatgtggatatttgtttatattgttagtaatgaattttatcttttatgtcaaatttcttatttactttCACATGTGCATGAacttttctttctatcttattcttttattatgcttagaattgattttcttttgagcaTTTGGGTTAATCTCCACATTTATATTTACATTGTTttcatgggtttggtttttgggttggaatttctattaattattttatgttttctgataaatttttatttggtatattatatataaatttgttgaacttggttggttttgaagtagaatttggggattttataaattttgaagttttaggTCTGAAGTTTTTAGTATTTGCGTTTCAGTAGGTTAATCTTAATTCTTCAccttaaatgttttttatttaggttcatgtgatttttggttgattaattatttgtttggattaatttcaattaattatttttttgaattcaacataaaagataatgagATTAGGTATtatgattttgatattgttacatgttttgaattgtttatattgttattactaCAAGAAAGTCATATTGctattcaaatttgaaatttgatgtgTCTTCCTCATAACATGGTCTTTGTTTATATCTTTGTagtttatattagttttgagtgtgtctatatatatatacacataactATTGGGAATTTTGCAAAAGTATAgaagttaaatatttcttcatttttcaaaaaatactaattagCAAAATGTCTAATTACtcattgttgaatttttttttttttcatagttaaTAActtttccgtgcatcgcacgggttatcTTCTATATCTAAAGAGTGTCACTTGATCTGAAtcattcaacacaataaaagCATGCCTTTTTAACAACACATCTACAAGAAGTCTTTAAACTCAATATTATGTAATTACCTCCAAATGAAAATATATGATGTCAAAAATTTTTCTGTGAATGCTTTTTAGTGTATTAAACATTTAAGTTTTGGTCAAATAGCTTATAAAAGTTCAAACTTTCATCATTAGGAACCTAGTAATAAGCCCATTGAATACAAATTACAAGGATTTAAGCATTTTTAAACAATTGACAAAAATGCAGGCAATATAAGACTTGATTTCAATTCCTaagctaaaaaccaaaaacataaaaaataagagaaaatagaattaaattCAGAACCAATCaatcaattaacaaaattgtgACACCATTATTTACTTTCCTTCCTTTcctagcaaccaaacagagtttattaaaaaaaattaataaaaaaataaagataaaggaAAACCTATCGGGTGGTGGTCTCTCTCTGAAACAAGCCCAAGTCTCTAAACCAAATCGGCAAGGTTGGCTCATCACAACCAACACCTTCGATGGTGGCTTCTTCTCTCCTTCGACTAAACACTCTTTCTCTGTCTTTCAATCTCGTTTCCCTCCATAGATCAAACCTGAAAAAGCATCCACTTCTCTCTTACTTGATTCTCTCCAAACCCTAACCCTTACTTTCTTTAATCTAGGTTTGAAAAGCTTCAACTTCTCTCTTTACACTTGATTCTCTCCAAACCCCAAcccttactctctctctctgattagGGTCTAAAAAGGGGTGCGAGTGTTTGGGGGTCGGGATCTCAGATGGTGAGttactgttttttctttgtttttgctgaTGGGTTTGAGTTGGGTAGGCTGGAAGCAATGACGACGGGGTTAAGGGTGAGGTAGACAGGGTGAGGCAGAGACCAAGGGTGGAGGTTCAGAGAATGGTGCATTAGGGAGAGTGAGGGAGAGAACCCCGTTGAAGTGAGAGAGAATGCtaactcattcctctctattttcttaaaatctcaaattttcattcctcccgaaattgggaggaatgggagagaattgaattagatttaatgaattttttactaaaactctcaaaatactcctatatattcaaccctttattttaaaataggggtcaaatagtaatattgtcataaaatgattccattctattcctttcatgttactcccaaacaagattacttacattccattcattttcattcatttattttaaaacatccaatcgaggttacttaattccattccattcttttccatttctttctattacttaaatacattccattccattgtattcatttccattccctCGTGATCAAttcattccattcttttatgaactcccaaacaaagCCTAAGTGAAATTCAAATTTAGGGAGTTGAAATGAAAATAGTATTGAGCACACAGATTGCTAGCTTGGATTGGTGAAGTGTCAAAAGAATGAGCCACTAGATTAAATGGAAGGCTGAGATTTGTGTTATTGCATAAGGTATTGCACCGGATCTTAATCCTGTTTGTACctaagggaaaaagaaaatggtgcGGTAGAATTAAAGTAGTGCACATATGAATTGGCATAACTTTGTTCTACAACTCGACATATGACGAGTTGTGATTGATAAAAGTGTGATAATGGTCATGTGAGGACACACTTTTACCGATCACAACTTACCACGTGACTGATCACAACTTACTTTATGATGAGTTGTAATGTAAAATTGGTAGAAGTAACATATCACCGCGCATTTTTGATACGGtgatcactccataagtataagtgtttatgAGGTGTGAGGGATAAGGACCGGGGTTCAAGTTTTCAGAGAAAGattcatacatatatacacttagtagaatttttatattgtatcaaaatttaattaaaaaagaaaaagaaaaaaaacaaactttagaTAGACGATTTTATAATCAGGATTATTAATATAggatctgaaaatttcaaactgGATCAGGTGGAAGTATCGGAGTGGGAGTCAGGGATGGTTGTTAGAGGTTGGGTTGGGAAATAGtgggcgaaaatgggtaattacccataaaaccccaactatttagttagtagggtccgtttggaaacTAATTGCCAaactagcaactcgagcctcagaggctcgatttaggggcccaaaatcgagcctctgaggctcggTTTACGTCCTTTGAAATGGCCTTGACGTGGCAGGAGTgtacgtggaactcgagtttttaagtctcgagtTCCACGTAGGTGCCACCTAAACTCGAGTCTTTGAAACTCGGTTTACGTAAAAATTTAaaccgagtctcaaagactcgagttttaaCCAAAAAGAGACACGCGTtgaactcgagtctttgagactcggttTTAACTTTGAAaccgagtcttagagactcgagtttcaaaGCATGATTTCCCTACTGTGTGGTCTTATCAAGTGTCTTTGCTGTGTGCTCTGTGCTAGGAACGTGCTCTGTGCTAGTCTATTAACTGAATACGTGCAGTGCTAGTCTATTAAAGCTTGTGTTGAAGGAcatgttttgtcttttgtctgTTGCTTGTGCTTGTCTATCTACTATTTTTGTGCTTTTGCTAGTCTTTGTCTGTTGCTTGTGCTAGTCTTTGTCTTTTGTCTGTTGCTTCCTATTTTTGTGCAGTGCTAGTCTTTTGTCTATCTACTACAGTCTTTGTTGCTTCCTGCTTTTGCTAGTCAACAGTCTTTGTTGCTTCCTCCAGCAGGTAAGATGAGTACGTTGCTGAAGAACATGTGAATATAATTTGTCTGTTTTGAaacatattcaaaaaatatgttaaactaGCACAAGCACCAAAAACTTCTCTCAGACTATGTTGAACCTAAAAAAACTCTCACACAACTCTCTCACATGAAGAACAACTTGTCTCAACAACTCTCACCTTCAGCAACTTCAATCACAGAACCTCTCTTAAGAACTCTCACAGAGACTCAACCTCTCATATATATTTAGCAGCAAAACATTGcttctctcactctcatacaatCTCAGCAGTACATTTGCACATCATTATGTCAAGTAAGGGTCTCCTCACTCTCTAATTAGTTGTTTAGTGTATATAGCTGCTTTAAAAAGTGTTGCTTGCATTGTTTTAGTGTATATGCCatttcctaataaaatatttgtttgtattaggcaaatatatttgtttcctgataagatatttgtttgtattaaaatatgtatatttgtttccttataaaaaatacgtatatatatttatatttatacaactatataattaaatatttatatatacatatttttatatttatatttatacaactatataattaaatatttatataaatatatttatatttttatatttatacaaactatatatataaatacttatagaaatatataaatatttaattatatagttgtataaataggctaaatataaatatatttatataaatatttaattatatagttgtataaataggctaaatataaatatatttatataaatatttaattatatagttgtataaataggctaaatatataaatatatttatatttatataaatatttttatatttatacaactatatatataaatacttatataaatatataaatatttaattatatagttgtataaataggctaaatatataaatatatttatatttatatgttaaattagatgatatgtctaatttgattgatcatgattatattcacattagtgtttttctttttctttttttgtctgaTGAACCCTGCTCTATGTTATTTCATCAATAGTAGTGTAATAGGGTATggcattaatttaaaattacttgaATGATGTTGTTACATAATTGCACTCATTCATTTGCACATCCTCATgacttttgttgtttggtttgatatttttatttatatttttgttagagctgagtttcaattttgtaatgggggtgagttttgtcttcagtttttttatttgtttgagtatgaaattataatgattgagtgtgtttgtatgtgatgtggggtgagtatatgcaattgttacacttttagaagttgtgattcttgtactttgagtagatagaaaagtttttgtaattgatgtgAAATGAAAGAGATCAAATATGTCACTAACATAAATTTAGTTGGCTCTCTAATAGGTGCACAATCTTTGAAGAATATTGACATAAATGTATACTTCGGTGGACACCTTTACAATCCTGAAGGGATTGACGGATTCCCATTTAGAGGGGAGGGTATCGAATGCTACTACATGATGTTACGTCGTAAGTTGAAGACGTTGActgatttgaagaggaaaataatggacgaattgaaattgaaccctgcttggtatgacatcaagattatttatcgtTGCCCACAAGAAGTTCTTCATGAACGGATAAATTATGGGTATATGGCGATTAAAGAAGATAAACATGTAAAGATGATGTTTAATAGGATCCAGAAAATGCCCCAAGTAAATGCTGCTGAGTTGTATGTAAGTTTGGAGGCGAGTGTAGACAACAGTACTGAGGTGGTGCAAGAAACATCTACGgctttacaatttacaaccCTAGATGATGGATGCACTACAATGGGAGGGTATGCAATGGGAGGTTATACGCTGTCATCTCAAGATTATGTTGCGAATACTGGTGGAACCCTCTACTCTCAAGAGACACATTTAGAggaggaagacgaagacgaagacgaagatcatgctgcgaatgatggtgaaaataatgatgatatggATCAGTACGAAGAGAGGATTGAGCGAGGTGACTTTGAGAACGATGTGGATGAGCATGAAGTCGTTCCtaattttgaagaggaaaatatggagtaCCATAATGAAGGTgatgcagatgatgatgatattggtGTCCAGCATGATACAGATACGACCACTGGCTACAGACCTCCTGCGGACTCATTCTACgcaaatacttgggaaaatatggttgatccttcacGTCTTCAGATACCATATCTTTGTACTTGGCAAGATGGGATgcatttttgtaaagggttgacttttgcaaataaagCTGCGGTGAAGCGTGCATTGATAATATATGCAGCAAAGGATAATAGAAATTTCTCCATCCAAAGGTCGAGCACAACTGAATTGTGCGCCGCATGCATTGACGACAATTGCAAGTGGTACGTTGGGGCATACATGAAGCCTAAATTCAATGGTCTGTGGATGGTCACGTCTTATGTGGGTCCACACAGTTGTATACCCTTTGGGCTGCGAAGAgatggtagaatgatggattctaattttgttgcatCAGAAATTGTGGGAAGATTGCGAAAAAAGCACACTGCTACTGTTGATGAGCTTTGGGAGATCATCCGTACTAAGTATGATCATgagctttcttactataaagtatgggacgcaaaacaaaaggcaattgctaagatttttggggattgggaggagtcttaccaaaggttgcGAAAGTTGTTGGCATACTTGGATCAGGATTCGGGTACCCAGTATAGCTATCACACCATACCTAAGCCATTAGAAGGTACTACGTTACTGCGCTATGTATATTGGGCATTCGCTCCATGCATTGCTGCATTCCAGTATTGCAGGCCAGTGATCAGTATTGATGGAACTCATTTATATGGTAAATACAAAGGGGTATTGATGATTGCAATGGCAACCGATGCTAATCAAAAGGTTTTGCCTATCGCCTTTGCTGTTGTGGACAAGGAGTCAGGGGctagttgggggtggtttttaGAGTGTCTCAGGACTTCGATAGAGCGTGTTATTGAAAACAAGGATATTTGCATTATTTCTGACCGACATAAAGGTATCAAATGCGCCATTCGAGAGTGGCCTAGAGGGCAAGGCGGAAGAGAACGGGTATATCATcgatattgccttcgacatgttgctagcaacttcaacacacATTTTAATAACCCGACTCTAAAGGCATTGGCCTTGAAAGCTGGATATGCGACTTGTGATGCTAAATTTGTGTCTATAATGCAAACCATTAAGGAGGCCGAGATTAATTTACTGAGGGGTGTAGACCCTACTGATCGCCGGATTATACGTTATATGCCATACACATATCTAATGAGTGAGGATGTAGACAAATGGACccagtcacatgatggtggAAGACGGTacggggcaatgacaaccaatatctCTGAGTGCTTTAATGGGGTTCTTAAAGGTGCCCGCGGTTTGCCAATTGCTGCAATGGTTGAGTTCACTTATTTTaaacttgttgcatatttccacgatcgacataaacaaattacttcTGATCTCTCTCGAGGTAAGGTGTGGAGTGATTATGCAATGGAGATCTATAGCAAAAATGAACAGAAAATTGCAGGACACACTCTGAGGAATTATAATCATGCAGAGGGTATATATCAAGTGGTTACCCCGTATAACGACCATAGAGCTGGAGGGGGAAATCACAGTCATGATGTGCGCGTATTTGATAGAACCTGTGGTTGTGGAAAGTGGCAAAACTTGaagatcccttgttcacatgcaattaaagttCTTAAAAGTCTGCATCTCGATGCGCCCAGCTACATTGACCCATGTTACAGTCTGAACAACGCCATTCTCACATATTCACATAattttgtggtgccaaagtcAGAGTCATTATGGACAGACGTTCGCGGACCACGGTGGGTGCCTGACCCACGATTGTTGCGGGCCAAAGGTCGTCCTACGATgtcaagaataaggaatgaaatggatgggGTACGGCGAGAACGGGGAAGCCGGAGGGAAGATCCGGAGTTGAGGGAGATTCAACCGAGGCAACGATGTGGAGTGTGTCATCAAGAGGGGCATAACCGTAGATGCTGTCCCAATTCCCATGGGGCTTCGACAAGTGGTAGTGCTATGAACTAGGCAAGTGACGtcactgtttttatataatatactcagaatgtcatttggtttttgttctttgcatTTGGAAACTAATAACCGTATTTCATGTTTGTCAGGCAAGCGGAGACTTGATTTTCGTAAGTGACATTGTACGTGGGACTTGTCGTTATCTTCTGTATGGACAAGCTAGGTGATTATGTAGAGtatgttgtatcagtatggaCAAGTGTTAGGTGACTATGTATAATATGTTATATCCGCTAGGCGAATATGTAGACTATGTTGTATTAaaggttttgttattttgtttattgttgtaAATTACGAATAATTGAACTCTTTGCTATCCATTTTACTCGTTACATTAGTTGCGTGATGCAGCTCTTTCCTATAATACGAACAATGATACTTTGGCAAGTTCAACCACAAGGCCCTTCTAGTATTGAACTGCCATTGTGTGCTAAGACTTTTGTCCAACAATAATTTCATTGAATAGTTACTGTTTTAATTTGGTTGTAGAACTTTAATGTATGCTCCCTTCGCCTATCATATGCTAGTATGTAGTTGTTTGATGTGTTCTGGACCCTGCAAAATTTGCTGTAGGGGAGAAAACTAATTCTGGTCCATGCACCtgcggcaaaaaaaaaaaaaaaattccatccAAAAGAACTCAAGtatctaagactcgatttctatttatggaaaccgagtataaaatactcgagttctattgggatttttttttcctttttttttttaccccaatttgagaactaaaaaacgTATAAAATACTCGAGTTTTatcgggatttttttttcctttttttttttaccccaatttgagaactaaaaaacgtataaaatactcgagttctattgggatttttttttcctttttttttttaccccaatttgagaactaaaaaacgTAATTTAATGTGGTAAATAATTCTGGTAACCtgcggccaaaaaagaaaaaaaaaaattcccagtggaactcgagtatgttatactcgatttccataaatggaaatcgagactctaagactcgatttccatttatgGAAACCGAGTATAAAATACTCGAGTTCTACTGGGATTTTTCCTTTAATTCCCAGTAAAACTCGAGTATGTTATACTCGGTTTCcataaatggaaatcgagtcttagagtctcgatttccatttatggaaatcgagtataacatactcgagttccactgggaattttttttttcttttttggccgcaGGTGACCAGAATTATTTAACCACATTGAATTACGTTTTTTAAATTACTCGATTATTTACCACATTGAATTACTCGATTTCCAAAAGAGTTGacattgtttaaattcaataaaatactgGCAATCTTTACAAGAATGAAGCTTATTTTGACATGCTTGCCAAATACTTACAATAAGAGATGAATCTGTTTAAATAGTTGAGGtcacaataaagaaaagtaccaaaaactaaacaacccaagCTGCATAATGAAAACACACACgatacctttattttatttgatgctTCAAATCCATCCAGCTGGTTGAGAAGCTCCAGCATAGTCCGCTGCACTTCACTGTCACCATTGCCACTACCAGTTTAAATGCAGAAAGTAAAACGGTACACGAGGCAAACCtcctttatctctttaatttgctGGTCAAGACCGCCAACCATGTCATATGTGGAATCTGGAACCTTTTCAACTTTCATGAGGTTGACCAATGGATCAACTTTGCTTTGCAAGATTAAATGAAGCACATAACTGTCATTACGGAGAGCAACTCTTGTTGATGGAGTTATCTTGGAGATATCGATATTTTTATCAATGTCAACAACATATTTCCGTTCAAGATGAACCTGGGAAAGAAGATGAGATTGTTTAGATAAAAATGTATTCAAACTGTTTTCAAACCATCTCTTATTAACAAAAAGGCACTCCTAAGGCACTCCTTGTGCATGTAATACTCTATTCTCTTGCTAAAATATCATGacgtttcaaaaaaataaataattaaggcACAGCTGCaaatttacaataattaaacacatattacataaaaatgtatcacaaaagaatatttaacaaaataaacagagaTGCCAGTGGTATTTAAAAAACTTCAACAAAGTGTAGGCACCCCCATGTGCTTCATAATCCATACAAAGAACAGAGCTGTTGGCTGTGTGTGAAGAACAAAGCCACGGATCAATTATATTCAGGGTGGTGGAGTGAAACAAAACATTAACATGGACACACACTACTTCCATAGCTTCCGCAATGACATGTTTTCCTCAGTCTCCTTCTTCATTACCTTTGCCACTACCATCTCAAAATCTTCTTGTGTTACATTAACCCTCCTCTCCCACAGAGCAAACATCCCAGATTCTGTGCACACAGCctgcaacaaaaataaaacgAAAAAAAATCTGTGACAATATGATTATGCACAGAGAAAACACACAATCTTTCACTTTTGAAGACTTTAATAGCCCAGTGCAAAATCTCGTTATGGAATTAACAAGACTATACTTATCATTCTATCCAAATCCATCCAAAAGAGTTGagattgtttaaattcaataaaatactgGCAATCTTTACAAGAATGAAGCTTCTTTTTTACATGCTTGGCAAATACTTACAATAAGTTCCAAAATCTGTTTAAATAGTTGAtgtcacaataaagaaaagtaccaaaaactaaacaacccaagCTGCATAATGAAAACACACAGGATAcctttattttatgtaatactCTATTCTCTTCATGTATACTATCTCTCAGTCCCTCTCTTGCACGTTTGGATTATCTTTCCGCGTGTGTGTGTGCtgaaatgttttcaatttctgtGTTAGGGATGACTTTAGGAAGacttataaagaagaaaatcccGATTCGAAGGGTGGTAAAGAGGTACAAGTATTTATTAATTACTGCCCttgctctttattttttattttttgttaggtGATTAAACTTTGGACAGGTTGTTCTAATCTTCTTGTTTGACTTACAATGAATTGTAGGTAGCAAAGGAGGGTGGTGAGAAGTGGAAATCTCTagacagaaagagagaaaaatattcctAGGACATTAATAGGTGgaaaacaataattatttaCTATGGAACAAGATACAAATGCAGCAAatgaaaggcaaaaaaaaatgGCAGAAGAAGAAAGGACAGAGTTACCTATAGAAGAATTAACATATAAGTGCCTATATCAAGTCATTTTTGGACTTGTCCTATCTTCTCCTATCCACTCTTTATGGTGTCCTTTTCACAATGGGCAACTACGGATTGCAACAAATAGGAAGTACTTATCAAATTGTCGCCATCTTCATTGACAAGAAACACATCACTAAGA
The Quercus lobata isolate SW786 chromosome 10, ValleyOak3.0 Primary Assembly, whole genome shotgun sequence DNA segment above includes these coding regions:
- the LOC115964646 gene encoding uncharacterized protein LOC115964646, with amino-acid sequence MSSAQSLKNIDINVYFGGHLYNPEGIDGFPFRGEGIECYYMMLRRKLKTLTDLKRKIMDELKLNPAWYDIKIIYRCPQEVLHERINYGYMAIKEDKHVKMMFNRIQKMPQVNAAELYVSLEASVDNSTEVVQETSTALQFTTLDDGCTTMGGYAMGGYTLSSQDYVANTGGTLYSQETHLEEEDEDEDEDHAANDGENNDDMDQYEERIERGDFENDVDEHEVVPNFEEENMEYHNEGDADDDDIGVQHDTDTTTGYRPPADSFYANTWENMVDPSRLQIPYLCTWQDGMHFCKGLTFANKAAVKRALIIYAAKDNRNFSIQRSSTTELCAACIDDNCKWYVGAYMKPKFNGLWMVTSYVGPHSCIPFGLRRDGRMMDSNFVASEIVGRLRKKHTATVDELWEIIRTKYDHELSYYKVWDAKQKAIAKIFGDWEESYQRLRKLLAYLDQDSGTQYSYHTIPKPLEGTTLLRYVYWAFAPCIAAFQYCRPVISIDGTHLYGKYKGVLMIAMATDANQKVLPIAFAVVDKESGASWGWFLECLRTSIERVIENKDICIISDRHKGIKCAIREWPRGQGGRERVYHRYCLRHVASNFNTHFNNPTLKALALKAGYATCDAKFVSIMQTIKEAEINLLRGVDPTDRRIIRYMPYTYLMSEDVDKWTQSHDGGRRYGAMTTNISECFNGVLKGARGLPIAAMVEFTYFKLVAYFHDRHKQITSDLSRGKVWSDYAMEIYSKNEQKIAGHTLRNYNHAEGIYQVVTPYNDHRAGGGNHSHDVRVFDRTCGCGKWQNLKIPCSHAIKVLKSLHLDAPSYIDPCYSLNNAILTYSHNFVVPKSESLWTDVRGPRWVPDPRLLRAKGRPTMSRIRNEMDGVRRERGSRREDPELREIQPRQRCGVCHQEGHNRRCCPNSHGASTSGSAMN